From Caloenas nicobarica isolate bCalNic1 chromosome 18, bCalNic1.hap1, whole genome shotgun sequence, a single genomic window includes:
- the ELAC2 gene encoding LOW QUALITY PROTEIN: zinc phosphodiesterase ELAC protein 2 (The sequence of the model RefSeq protein was modified relative to this genomic sequence to represent the inferred CDS: deleted 1 base in 1 codon), protein MARGSAEAAARLLAAGSSGGAGARARMWAVARRALSGRALSGRAMAEGSAPRGPARRPKDVPRHVWARERRRSAGTGLAGPNTVYVQVVAAGSRDAGAAVYVFSEFNRYLFNCGEGTQRAMQEHKLKISHLDSIFLSRVTWANVGGLPGMILTLKAMGLQRCVFLGPPKLQNYLKAIRLFPGPLKRMDLAVQLHTEPEYKDETMTVHQIPLTGKPLAAESVLPQSPGASTQGGNSPKGDTGPGSPRAAQQNLEKGKEKESPKKTGDKQKCASRHPDVVMAFLCKIHPKKGKFLAAKAQEMGLPVGTPAILPIITALKNGESITFEGRELFPEDLCTPTDPGPAFIVLECPHEGFVDAVCENETFRRYQEGHPENQVALVIHMTPESVLRDSRYQQWLERFGPGTRHMVLNENSSTVHNPRSYKIQTQLNLIHPEIFPLLTTYQSKEEEAVCSVPIVRGECLLKYHFRPQQEWQRDAVTVCDHNAFVSEALDLPNFQTRVKECKESLSAAPGNVSAYPEIVFLGTGSAIPMKIRNVSSTLVNTSSTQSLLLDCGEGTFGQLCRHYGEQVDQVLCNIAAVFVSHMHTDHHSGLLNILMERRRAFAGLGQAFSPLFLVAPEQILPWLHEYHNHCEEILGDIKMIPSQSLVKGCENIRPKAKGFVSSLLESYDLAEFQTCEVQHCKNAFACSMLHKSGWKVVYSGDTMPCMALVEMGKNATLLIHEATLEDGMEKEAIEKTHSTTSQAIQTGMKMNAGFIMLNHFSQRYAKIPLFSEDFSEKVGIAFDHMRIRFGDFPTIPKLISPLKALFADDIVEMEERKEKREMRLLKETAIVLDKLAAAENKEAPYQKRKQTKNHQELSNKKLKTVN, encoded by the exons ATGGCGAGGGGCTCTGCTGAAGCCGCTGCGCGCCTATTGGCGGCTGGCAGCTCTGGA GGGGCGGGGGCACGCGCGCGGATGTGGGCCGTGGCGCGGCGGGCGCTGTCGGGCCGGGCGCTGTCGGGCCGGGCCATGGCCGAGGGCTCCGCTCCGCGGGGTCCGGCCCGGCGGCCCAAGGACGTGCCGCGGCACGTGTGGGCCCGCGAGCGGCGCCGGAGCGCAGGCACGGGCCTGGCGGGGCCCAACACCGTGTACGTGCAGGTGGTGGCCGCCGGGAGCCGCGACGCGGGCGCCGCCGTCTACGTGTTCTCCGAGTTCAACCG GTACCTGTTCAACTGCGGCGAGGGCACCCAGCGGGCCATGCAGGAGCACAA GCTGAAGATCTCACACCTGGACAGCATCTTCCTCAGCCGGGTGACCTGGGCCAACGTCGGGGGGCTGCCAG gTATGATTCTTACATTAAAGGCCATGGGGCTTCAAAGATGTGTTTTCCTGGGGCCACCAAAGCTG caaAACTACTTGAAAGCGATTCGACTCTTTCCGGGGCCTCTGAAAAGGATGGATTTAG ctgTGCAATTGCACACAGAGCCTGAGTATAAGGATGAGACGATGACAGTCCACCAGATACCTCTTACAG GAAAACCACTAGCTGCTGAAAGCGTGTTGCCTCAGAGTCCTGGAGCATCAACCCAAGGTGGAAATAGCCCTAAAGGGGACACAGGGCCTGGATCCCCAAGAGCTGCCCAGCAAAACTTGGAGAAgggcaaggaaaaagaaagcccaaagaaaacag GTGACAAACAGAAGTGTGCGAGCAGGCATCCCGATGTGGTGATGGCTTTCCTGTGCAAA ATTCACCCAAAGAAGGGAAAATTCCTAGCAGCTAAAGCGCAGGAGATGGGCCTGCCAGT GGGAACTCCAGCCATCCTTCCCATAATTACAGCTCTCAAAAATGGGGAGAGCATCACTTTTGAAGGCAGAGAG CTCTTTCCCGAAGATCTGTGCACTCCTACTGATCCTGGCCCGGCATTCATTGTGCTGGAGTGTCCTCACGAGGGTTTTGTGGACGCCGTCTGCGAAAACGAGACCTTCCGAAG GTACCAGGAGGGACATCCTGAGAACCAGGTGGCCTTGGTTATTCACATGACTCCAGAGTCGGTGCTGCGAGACAGCCGCTACCAGCAATGGCTGGAAAG ATTTGGACCTGGAACTCGGCACATGGTTCTCAATGAGAATTCCTCCACGGTGCACAACCCACGCAGCTACAAGATCCAAACTCAGCTGAACCTCATCCACCCAGAGATCTTCCCTCTGCTCACCACCTACCAGAGCAAG GAAGAAGAGGCTGTGTGTAGCGTGCCCATTGTGCGAGGAGAGTGCCTCTTGAAATACCACTTCAGACCACAGCAGGAGTGGCAGAG agatgctgtgacTGTCTGCGACCACAATGCGTTTGTGAGTGAAGCCTTGGATCTCCCCAACTTCCAGACTCGCGTGAAGGAGTGCAAAGAGAGCCTGTCCGCTGCGCCAG GAAATGTGAGTGCTTATCCTGAAATTGTGTTCCTGGGAACAGGATCTGCAATTCCAATGAAAATCCGAAATGTCAGTTCCACACTGGTAAATACGAG CTCTACTCAGTCCCTGCTCTTGGACTGTGGAGAAGGAACGTTTGGACAGCTCTGTCGCCACTATGGAGAGCAAGTTGACCAAGTGCTGTGTAACATAGCAGCTGTGTTTGTGTCTCACATGCACACCGACCATCATTCG GGGTTGTTGAACATCCTGATGGAGAGGCGGAGAGCTTTT gcAGGCCTTGGCCAGGCTTTCAGCCCTCTGTTTCTGGTAGCACCTGAACAGATCCTGCCTTGGCTACATGAATACCACAACCACTGTGAAGAAATTCTTGGAGACATCAA AATGATTCCTTCCCAGTCTCTCGTGAAGGGCTGTGAGAACATCAGACCTAAAGCCAAAGGGTTTGTCAGTTCTCTGTTAGAGAGCTACGACCTGGCTGAG TTTCAGACTTGTGAAGTCCAGCactgtaaaaatgcttttgcatgTTCAATGCTCCACAAATCTGGCTGGAAAGTAGTCTATTCTGGTGACACGATGCCCTGCATGGCCTTAGTAGAAATGG GTAAAAATGCGACGCTGCTGATCCATGAAGCAACGTTGGAAGATGGCATGGAAAAAGAAGCTATAGAGAAGACGCACAG CACAACCTCTCAGGCGATTCAGACCGGGATGAAGATGAATGCTGGGTTCATCATGCTTAATCACTTCAGTCAGAGATACGCCAAGATCCCGCTGTTCAGCGAAGACTTCAGTGAGAAGGTCGGAATTGCATTCGATCACATGAGG ATACGTTTTGGTGACTTTCCAACCATCCCGAAGCTGATCTCGCCTCTCAAGGCTTTGTTTGCGGATGACATAGTAGAAATGGAGGAGCGGAAGGAAAAACGGGAGATGCGGCTTCTGAAGGAGACCGCTATAGTCCTGGACAAACTGGCTGCTGCCGAGAACAAGGAAGCGCCGTACCAGAAACGGAAACAAACCAAGAACCACCAGGAGCTATCcaacaagaaactgaaaacagtgAACTGA